The Thermogemmata fonticola genome has a window encoding:
- a CDS encoding tetratricopeptide repeat protein has protein sequence MGLGLADGGAVRAGVHYSAEKYAPLPSRWRGFLLDHRALRTIAAERPADGGPSPLRQEYVTAAGHYQRLARQRPLTAQESADYGAVLIRLGRWNEALAVLTPAVRRWPDHFALHANLGTAWQLQGEWDRAIEALQEAVRLAPPAWKRYEEYHLKLVRLRRAEKGGIAARGVDDLFGVPWDGPVGPWPEQRRQTLPPDAVAIAQQLALWLPQDGRLLWLLAELANADGEVIVAAAMLDGCVTEFGLNSPALRARRLLFRTEAEKLRQHAKHQSQFRPRSSRPLLQTFDERLLPPPRSDGPTPLPWSLLAATSFGDRGAVHFPDYLRRLDGQLVSLNGFMQPLGDQPQPQEFLLLEYPVGCWFCEAPEPNGLVYVRLAAGRQIDKRRDLILVTGRLRLNHDNPEAFLFALEEAVVAQPQ, from the coding sequence TTGGGGTTGGGACTGGCGGACGGAGGGGCAGTCCGAGCGGGGGTCCATTATTCTGCGGAAAAGTATGCTCCCCTGCCGAGCCGTTGGCGCGGATTTTTACTCGATCACCGCGCTTTACGAACGATTGCGGCCGAGCGCCCGGCGGACGGTGGTCCTTCCCCGTTGCGTCAGGAGTATGTCACCGCTGCGGGTCATTATCAGCGTTTGGCGAGGCAGCGCCCGCTGACTGCTCAGGAGAGTGCCGATTACGGGGCGGTCCTGATTCGTTTGGGCCGCTGGAATGAGGCCCTGGCGGTGCTGACGCCCGCAGTACGCCGCTGGCCGGACCACTTTGCTTTGCACGCCAATCTCGGCACCGCCTGGCAATTGCAGGGCGAATGGGACCGGGCTATTGAGGCTTTGCAAGAGGCCGTTCGTCTAGCACCTCCCGCCTGGAAGCGTTACGAGGAATATCATCTGAAACTCGTCCGCTTGCGCCGGGCAGAGAAAGGAGGAATCGCGGCACGGGGTGTCGATGATCTCTTTGGCGTGCCCTGGGACGGGCCGGTGGGACCCTGGCCGGAACAGCGCCGGCAGACGCTTCCCCCTGATGCAGTGGCCATTGCTCAGCAACTGGCGTTATGGCTACCCCAGGATGGTCGTTTGCTCTGGCTACTGGCCGAATTGGCTAATGCGGATGGCGAAGTGATTGTGGCGGCGGCCATGCTCGATGGCTGTGTCACGGAGTTTGGCCTCAATTCTCCAGCGCTGAGGGCACGCCGCCTGTTGTTCCGCACGGAAGCTGAAAAACTCCGCCAGCATGCCAAGCATCAGTCCCAGTTTCGTCCCCGTTCCTCCCGCCCATTACTCCAAACCTTCGATGAGCGGCTGCTTCCACCTCCCCGATCGGATGGCCCCACGCCGCTGCCGTGGTCCCTTCTGGCTGCGACGTCGTTCGGTGATCGAGGAGCCGTCCACTTCCCCGACTACCTCCGCCGCTTAGATGGCCAGCTTGTCAGCCTCAACGGCTTTATGCAACCCCTGGGAGATCAACCCCAACCGCAGGAATTCCTCCTGTTGGAATATCCGGTGGGGTGCTGGTTCTGCGAAGCGCCGGAGCCGAACGGGCTGGTATATGTCCGCCTTGCGGCTGGCAGGCAGATCGACAAACGCCGGGACTTGATTCTCGTTACCGGGCGGTTACGCCTCAATCATGACAATCCCGAAGCGTTTCTGTTCGCTCTGGAGGAGGCTGTCGTTGCTCAGCCCCAATAA
- a CDS encoding DUF4261 domain-containing protein, with translation MDLLERFFGRGQHRDGGPPVANPLLVDPPSVQVLLSAHPLVLPAEPIQAALRAYHPELSAATVELAELPAQDAPTQAQGSPSAVVGLLAWKDHVIKLVGFNAPMPASAVERCVAPAHYPAEIKQQALQHATHVLLYYAGYDPNPLEQYVALVAATAALVPHGAIVALNEQARTSVPAWVFLPNEEDRGDTLSAMRSLPLPFFYAGFVKMEVAGEEGVWMRTYGCHSFGLPDLAMRTEGHHRGSATFSLFSNMLDYLRYERQTFAAGDTIGTSEGDYLRLRLRNSDEWFLDGDEPLFVLEPLSPEELAALQRSTPEKN, from the coding sequence ATGGACCTGCTAGAGCGTTTTTTCGGGCGGGGTCAGCATCGGGATGGTGGGCCACCGGTGGCTAATCCACTGCTGGTCGATCCCCCGTCAGTGCAAGTCCTCTTGTCCGCTCATCCCCTGGTTTTGCCCGCCGAGCCAATCCAAGCTGCCCTGCGGGCTTACCATCCGGAGTTGTCTGCCGCGACGGTGGAACTGGCAGAGCTGCCCGCTCAGGATGCCCCGACCCAAGCCCAAGGCAGCCCCTCGGCCGTGGTGGGCCTATTGGCCTGGAAGGACCACGTCATTAAACTGGTCGGCTTCAATGCGCCGATGCCGGCCAGTGCCGTGGAGCGGTGCGTCGCCCCGGCCCATTACCCCGCGGAGATCAAACAGCAGGCCCTTCAGCATGCTACCCATGTTCTACTGTATTACGCCGGTTACGACCCGAATCCGCTGGAGCAGTACGTGGCACTGGTGGCCGCTACGGCAGCTCTGGTTCCCCATGGAGCGATTGTGGCCCTCAACGAGCAGGCCCGCACCTCTGTGCCCGCTTGGGTCTTCCTACCCAACGAAGAGGACCGGGGCGACACCCTCTCAGCCATGCGCTCATTGCCGCTGCCCTTCTTCTACGCGGGATTTGTCAAGATGGAAGTGGCCGGCGAGGAAGGGGTTTGGATGCGGACCTACGGCTGCCACAGCTTCGGCCTGCCGGATCTGGCCATGCGGACCGAAGGGCATCACCGCGGCTCGGCCACGTTTAGTCTCTTCAGCAACATGTTGGACTACTTGCGCTACGAGAGGCAGACGTTTGCCGCCGGCGATACTATTGGGACAAGTGAAGGAGATTACCTCCGCCTCCGCCTGCGGAACTCGGACGAATGGTTCCTCGACGGGGATGAGCCTTTATTTGTCCTGGAACCCCTATCTCCGGAAGAGTTGGCCGCCCTGCAACGCTCCACGCCGGAGAAAAATTGA